One Kineococcus radiotolerans SRS30216 = ATCC BAA-149 DNA window includes the following coding sequences:
- a CDS encoding TetR/AcrR family transcriptional regulator, which produces MASDFERTAAGGGQDHQRERILDAAAKLLAEAGLTGISTRAVAAAAGVQTPTLYRLFGGKDELLDAVASYGFETYLAEKRTFAPSQDPVEDLRRGWDIHVEFGLTNPAVYTLMYGNLRPGRRPAAAQENQDILRHMLERANSRGRLKVPVETATRSIEASTTGAVLLLLAQPEPQRDPGLIRPLRDMVLDALTTAPTPDADLEASTCARAAALLAVVSPQGGLDPLTSGRFSPAEAGLLREWLSKLVDHGPA; this is translated from the coding sequence ATGGCGAGCGACTTCGAACGAACAGCTGCGGGCGGCGGTCAAGACCACCAGCGCGAACGCATCCTCGACGCCGCCGCGAAGCTGCTGGCCGAGGCCGGTCTCACCGGCATCTCCACGCGCGCCGTGGCGGCGGCCGCCGGGGTGCAGACCCCCACGCTGTACCGCCTCTTCGGAGGCAAGGACGAGCTGCTGGATGCCGTCGCCAGCTACGGGTTCGAGACCTACCTGGCCGAGAAGCGGACGTTCGCACCGAGCCAGGACCCGGTCGAGGACCTCCGCCGGGGATGGGACATCCACGTGGAGTTCGGGCTGACGAACCCCGCGGTCTACACGCTCATGTACGGCAACCTGCGGCCAGGGCGCCGGCCGGCGGCGGCCCAGGAGAACCAGGACATCCTGCGACACATGCTCGAGCGCGCCAACAGCCGAGGACGACTCAAGGTGCCGGTGGAGACGGCGACCCGCTCGATCGAGGCCTCCACCACGGGGGCGGTCCTCCTGCTGCTCGCGCAGCCTGAACCCCAGCGCGACCCGGGTCTGATCAGGCCGCTGCGCGACATGGTGCTCGACGCGCTGACCACCGCCCCGACCCCAGACGCGGACCTTGAGGCGAGCACCTGCGCCCGCGCCGCTGCCCTGCTCGCCGTCGTCTCGCCCCAGGGCGGCCTCGACCCGCTGACCTCAGGTCGGTTCAGCCCCGCTGAGGCCGGCCTGCTGCGCGAGTGGCTCAGCAAGCTCGTCGATCACGGGCCTGCCTAG
- a CDS encoding NAD-dependent epimerase/dehydratase family protein has translation MSVLLTGATGHIGSAVLRSLIARSHDVVALVRSSAGAELVSGQGARAVVGDITDQVLLRDLMSRVDGVVHTASPGDATSAQVDTTVVDLAISTLGGTNIPYVHTGGVWIFGSGSDLVETDAPNPLPITAWRLSIEDRLRASAVRSTIIAPTVVYGYGRGIPNVLAGNENGGAGGEVRLVGDGRQHWATVHADDLADLYVLALEKAGSDDYFLGASGANPTVRELGEAAAHGRPVVEESIDATRERLGAMFADALLLDQQAFGRHAREDLGWTPTHPTLLEELASGGYQRLS, from the coding sequence ATGTCCGTACTCCTCACCGGCGCCACCGGACACATCGGTTCAGCCGTGCTCCGATCCCTCATCGCACGCAGTCATGACGTCGTCGCGCTCGTGCGCAGCTCCGCCGGGGCAGAACTCGTTTCCGGGCAGGGCGCCAGAGCGGTGGTCGGCGACATCACCGACCAGGTTCTCCTGCGGGACCTGATGAGCCGTGTGGACGGCGTCGTGCACACCGCCTCACCCGGCGACGCCACGAGCGCGCAGGTCGACACCACCGTCGTCGACCTCGCGATCAGCACCCTGGGCGGCACGAACATCCCCTACGTCCACACCGGCGGGGTGTGGATCTTCGGTTCCGGCAGCGACCTCGTCGAGACCGACGCACCCAACCCCTTGCCGATCACCGCCTGGCGTCTCAGCATCGAAGACCGGCTGCGCGCATCTGCGGTGCGCTCGACGATCATCGCTCCGACCGTCGTCTACGGATACGGCCGCGGGATCCCCAACGTCCTGGCCGGGAACGAGAACGGGGGCGCAGGCGGGGAGGTTCGGCTCGTCGGGGACGGCAGGCAGCACTGGGCGACCGTCCACGCCGACGACCTCGCCGATCTGTACGTGCTGGCTCTGGAGAAGGCGGGCTCCGACGACTACTTCCTGGGGGCCTCGGGGGCCAACCCCACCGTGCGCGAACTCGGCGAAGCCGCGGCCCACGGCCGCCCGGTCGTGGAGGAGTCCATCGACGCCACCCGCGAGCGCCTGGGGGCGATGTTCGCCGACGCCCTCCTGCTCGACCAGCAGGCCTTCGGGCGTCACGCGCGTGAGGACCTCGGCTGGACGCCCACGCACCCGACCCTCCTCGAGGAGCTCGCCTCGGGTGGCTACCAGCGCCTGTCTTAG
- a CDS encoding MarR family winged helix-turn-helix transcriptional regulator, producing the protein MNPKQVLRVAEVVQHLAELHHRAAATALAAFSVSESGAGLIWLLGTQGPVPMGTVAHHLACDPSNVTLLATSLESLQLAQRVTDPDDRRRRLLQLTDRGRQAYAAMTAAVVAASPLTTLPVEDLPVEDLRAVLSALEPLIGKNTCEPGLS; encoded by the coding sequence ATGAACCCCAAGCAGGTCCTGCGCGTCGCCGAGGTGGTGCAGCACCTCGCCGAACTGCACCACCGGGCGGCCGCCACCGCGTTGGCCGCCTTCAGTGTCAGTGAGAGCGGGGCGGGCCTGATCTGGCTGCTGGGCACGCAGGGCCCGGTCCCGATGGGTACCGTGGCGCACCACCTGGCGTGCGACCCCTCCAACGTGACGCTGCTGGCCACCTCCTTGGAGAGCCTGCAGCTGGCTCAGCGCGTGACGGACCCGGACGATCGGCGACGGCGCCTGCTGCAGCTCACCGACCGCGGCCGGCAGGCTTACGCCGCGATGACCGCGGCCGTGGTGGCGGCCTCACCCTTGACCACCCTGCCCGTCGAGGACCTGCCCGTCGAGGATCTGCGTGCTGTGCTCAGCGCACTCGAACCGTTGATCGGGAAGAACACCTGCGAACCCGGGCTCTCCTAA
- a CDS encoding medium chain dehydrogenase/reductase family protein: MSWSNGRAVIVSRRGGPEHLRVLETRFPDPAPGSVRMAVQAAGVAYGDVLLREGLVPKTSYPVTPGYDAVGVVDAVGEGVTSPALGQRVLARTEGRGGYATHVQVSADFTVPVPADLEAGALVALPLNYLSAWQMLTRVALTPAEGTVLVHGAAGGVGSALVELARLRGLRVIGTASAARLPALTEQGASAVDRGGDWVRGVRALAPGGVDTVFDGVGGFTSRRSFALLAPGGHLVVYGITSGLAGGRRSPAALARTAAGTLRQSALGLFSKGLGIDGYMSATYVPAHPRRFREDLTELVALLQRGAISPTIAARLPLERAQEAHRQLAGGVSGKIVLEVAPA; the protein is encoded by the coding sequence GTGAGCTGGTCCAACGGCCGTGCCGTCATCGTCAGCCGTCGCGGTGGGCCCGAGCATCTGCGGGTGCTCGAGACACGGTTCCCCGACCCGGCACCCGGCTCGGTGCGCATGGCCGTGCAAGCCGCCGGCGTCGCCTACGGTGACGTCCTGCTGCGCGAAGGCCTGGTGCCGAAGACGTCCTACCCGGTCACCCCCGGCTACGACGCCGTCGGCGTGGTCGACGCCGTCGGCGAGGGCGTCACCAGCCCCGCGCTGGGGCAGCGGGTGCTGGCGCGCACCGAGGGCCGCGGCGGCTACGCCACCCACGTCCAGGTGAGCGCCGACTTCACCGTTCCCGTCCCCGCGGACCTGGAGGCGGGCGCCCTGGTCGCGCTGCCGCTGAACTACCTCTCCGCCTGGCAGATGCTGACCCGCGTCGCCCTCACCCCCGCCGAGGGCACGGTGCTCGTGCACGGCGCCGCCGGCGGTGTCGGCAGCGCGCTGGTCGAGCTGGCCCGGCTGCGCGGTCTGCGCGTCATCGGCACCGCCTCCGCCGCACGCCTGCCCGCCCTGACCGAGCAAGGCGCCTCAGCGGTGGACCGCGGCGGCGACTGGGTGCGGGGGGTCCGGGCGCTGGCCCCGGGAGGTGTGGACACCGTCTTCGACGGAGTCGGCGGGTTCACCAGCCGGCGCTCCTTCGCCCTGCTGGCGCCCGGTGGCCACCTCGTGGTCTACGGCATCACCTCCGGCCTGGCGGGCGGGCGACGCAGCCCGGCCGCGCTCGCTCGCACCGCCGCCGGCACCCTGCGCCAGTCGGCGCTGGGCCTGTTCAGCAAGGGCCTGGGCATCGACGGGTACATGTCGGCGACCTACGTGCCCGCCCACCCCCGGCGCTTCCGCGAGGACCTCACCGAACTCGTCGCCCTCCTGCAGCGTGGGGCCATCTCCCCGACAATCGCCGCGCGGCTGCCGCTGGAGCGGGCCCAGGAGGCCCACCGCCAGCTCGCGGGCGGAGTCAGCGGCAAGATCGTCCTGGAGGTGGCGCCAGCGTGA
- a CDS encoding TetR family transcriptional regulator: MRDGQATRRRVLQAAAAEFAQHGIAGARVDRIAAAAATSKAQMYDYFGNKDGLFDAVFAEHTAAVMDAVPFTAQDLPGYAARLYDAHRKHPEFVRLAGWARLERVPTGDLIPDAVGHEAKLQALRQAQADGSIDPALDPSQVLSLVVAMAMTWSAISVVRTTTSADSARVHADRKRFLSEMVRRATSIPAAAPHGSERR, translated from the coding sequence GTGCGAGACGGACAGGCGACCAGGCGGCGAGTACTGCAAGCGGCGGCGGCCGAGTTCGCCCAGCACGGCATCGCGGGAGCCAGGGTCGACCGGATCGCGGCGGCTGCTGCGACCAGCAAGGCGCAGATGTACGACTACTTCGGCAACAAGGACGGCCTGTTCGACGCCGTCTTCGCTGAGCACACCGCCGCGGTGATGGACGCCGTCCCTTTCACGGCGCAGGACCTGCCCGGCTACGCGGCCCGGTTGTACGACGCGCACCGCAAGCACCCCGAGTTCGTGCGCCTGGCGGGATGGGCGCGCCTGGAGCGTGTCCCTACGGGCGACCTGATCCCCGACGCGGTGGGCCACGAGGCGAAGCTGCAGGCCCTGCGGCAGGCGCAGGCGGACGGCAGCATCGACCCGGCACTGGACCCCTCGCAGGTGCTCTCACTGGTCGTGGCGATGGCCATGACCTGGTCGGCGATCAGTGTCGTGCGCACCACCACGAGTGCTGACAGCGCGCGCGTTCACGCCGACCGCAAGCGCTTCCTCTCCGAGATGGTCCGCCGCGCCACCAGCATCCCGGCGGCAGCACCGCACGGGAGCGAGCGGCGGTAG
- a CDS encoding SDR family oxidoreductase, whose translation MSTTVLITGAGSGFGRGTALALALARLGHRVIAGVQIWPQAWELRAAAERAGVELEVIKLDLYSEIDRAHALTYDIDVLFNNAGIANSGTLTDIPMSLVRENFETNVFAPLELTKGFVRKMIARGSGKIVFNSSDAGLQTPPFGGAYSATKYAIEAIAATLREELKPQGITVATVQPGFYLTGFNDTALEASTYWYDPATALLPGWKPPYTLQGQEDPQPMIDVIVKVITGENKRYRNVFPPSMEQETRQAQAAEWDLML comes from the coding sequence ATGAGCACCACCGTCCTGATCACCGGCGCCGGCAGCGGATTCGGCCGCGGCACGGCGCTGGCCCTGGCCCTGGCCCGACTGGGCCACCGCGTCATCGCCGGCGTGCAGATCTGGCCCCAGGCGTGGGAGCTGCGCGCCGCGGCCGAACGCGCGGGCGTCGAGCTGGAAGTCATCAAGCTGGACCTGTACAGCGAGATCGACCGAGCACACGCCCTCACCTACGACATCGACGTGCTCTTCAACAACGCCGGCATCGCCAACAGCGGGACCCTCACCGACATCCCGATGTCGCTGGTGCGCGAAAACTTCGAGACCAACGTGTTCGCTCCACTGGAGCTGACCAAGGGCTTCGTGCGCAAGATGATCGCGCGCGGCAGCGGGAAGATCGTCTTCAACTCCTCCGACGCTGGCCTGCAGACGCCGCCCTTCGGTGGCGCGTACAGCGCCACCAAGTACGCGATCGAGGCCATCGCTGCCACGCTGCGTGAAGAGCTCAAGCCCCAGGGCATCACGGTGGCGACGGTGCAGCCCGGCTTCTACCTCACGGGATTCAACGACACCGCACTGGAGGCTTCGACCTACTGGTACGACCCGGCGACCGCACTACTGCCAGGTTGGAAGCCGCCCTACACCCTGCAGGGCCAGGAGGACCCCCAGCCGATGATCGACGTCATCGTCAAGGTCATCACCGGTGAGAACAAGCGCTACCGCAACGTCTTCCCGCCCTCCATGGAGCAGGAGACCCGCCAGGCCCAGGCCGCCGAGTGGGACCTGATGCTCTAA
- a CDS encoding nitroreductase family deazaflavin-dependent oxidoreductase, translated as MTCQTHRPAIGDDVRRALEIDRSSSAWERTVDITTTGRRSGRARRIETWFYRADGRLYLSGLPGRRDWAANLQAHPAFTLHVKHGARADLCATARPVSDAQERRRILSAFVEDMNQPHNPARIAQPTRLEDWMADSPLFEVLLDD; from the coding sequence ATGACCTGCCAGACTCACCGGCCCGCGATCGGTGACGACGTCCGCAGAGCGCTCGAGATCGACCGCTCGTCCTCCGCGTGGGAGCGCACGGTCGACATCACCACGACCGGTCGACGCTCTGGACGCGCACGGCGCATCGAGACCTGGTTCTACCGGGCGGACGGCAGGTTGTACCTCAGCGGCCTCCCGGGACGCCGGGACTGGGCGGCCAACCTCCAGGCCCACCCCGCCTTCACTCTGCACGTGAAGCACGGGGCCCGGGCCGACCTCTGCGCGACGGCTCGTCCGGTGAGCGACGCGCAGGAACGTCGGCGCATCCTCAGCGCGTTCGTCGAGGACATGAACCAGCCGCACAACCCCGCCAGGATCGCCCAACCGACGCGACTGGAGGACTGGATGGCCGACAGTCCGCTCTTCGAGGTGCTGCTGGACGACTAG
- a CDS encoding NADP-dependent oxidoreductase — MKAVRFHEVGGPEVLQHEDIDLPTPGPGQVRVRVAASAFNAADNGMRAGFLPIPVVLPHIPGYDVSGTVDALGDDVEDLTVGDAVIGFLPMERDGGAAQYVIAPAQALVTAPTTIPLPDAAALPSVALTAWQALFDDGELTAGQRILINGAGGVVGKYATALAKRAGIHVIATASPRSADAVRAAGADEIIDHTTTDVLSAVGEQVDVLLNLAPIDPEQFSALVAAVRDGGKVVSTTAFMATPSDETRGVTASTVFVLPNRERLAELVSLVDDGALHVEVTRRIPLADLPALHAEAATGRIPGKVVILPE; from the coding sequence ATGAAGGCAGTGCGGTTCCACGAAGTCGGCGGCCCCGAAGTCCTCCAGCACGAAGACATCGACCTCCCCACCCCCGGACCCGGTCAGGTCCGGGTGCGGGTGGCCGCCTCAGCGTTCAACGCCGCCGATAACGGCATGCGCGCCGGCTTCCTGCCCATCCCCGTCGTGCTGCCGCACATCCCCGGCTACGACGTCTCCGGCACCGTCGACGCCCTCGGCGACGACGTCGAAGACCTGACCGTCGGCGACGCCGTCATCGGCTTCCTGCCCATGGAACGCGACGGCGGCGCCGCCCAGTACGTGATCGCTCCAGCGCAGGCGCTGGTCACCGCCCCCACCACCATCCCCCTGCCCGACGCAGCAGCCCTGCCCTCGGTGGCCCTGACCGCCTGGCAAGCCCTCTTCGACGACGGCGAGCTCACCGCCGGGCAGCGGATCCTCATCAACGGCGCCGGGGGTGTGGTCGGCAAGTACGCCACCGCCCTGGCCAAGCGCGCCGGGATCCACGTGATCGCCACCGCCAGTCCCCGCAGCGCCGACGCCGTCCGCGCCGCCGGCGCCGATGAGATCATCGACCACACCACCACCGACGTGCTGAGTGCTGTCGGGGAGCAGGTCGACGTCCTGCTGAACCTCGCCCCCATCGACCCCGAGCAGTTCAGCGCTCTGGTCGCAGCGGTCCGCGACGGCGGCAAGGTCGTCAGCACCACCGCCTTCATGGCCACCCCCAGCGACGAGACCCGCGGCGTCACCGCCTCCACCGTGTTCGTCCTGCCGAACCGCGAGCGCCTGGCCGAACTGGTCTCCCTCGTCGACGACGGCGCCTTGCACGTCGAGGTCACCCGCCGCATCCCGCTGGCCGACCTGCCCGCCCTGCACGCCGAAGCCGCCACCGGCCGCATCCCGGGCAAGGTCGTCATCCTGCCCGAGTGA
- a CDS encoding nitroreductase family deazaflavin-dependent oxidoreductase: protein MTDPKDFNERTIAEFRANGGQVGGPFAGAPMVLLHHIGRKSGTEFITPMMYLPADGGEDAVHVFASNGGAPGNPSWYYNLTAAGNARLERGTETFSVSVRELIGGERDVMYAEQARRFPGFAGYEEQTRGVRTIPVLELRRTTP, encoded by the coding sequence ATGACCGATCCGAAGGACTTCAATGAGCGCACCATCGCCGAGTTCCGTGCGAACGGTGGCCAGGTGGGTGGCCCCTTCGCCGGGGCACCGATGGTCCTGCTGCACCACATCGGCCGCAAGAGCGGCACGGAGTTCATCACCCCGATGATGTACCTGCCCGCCGACGGCGGCGAGGACGCCGTCCACGTCTTCGCTTCCAACGGCGGCGCACCAGGAAACCCGAGCTGGTACTACAACCTCACCGCCGCAGGCAACGCCCGCCTGGAGCGGGGCACGGAGACCTTCTCGGTCTCCGTGCGGGAGCTGATCGGCGGTGAGCGGGATGTGATGTACGCCGAGCAGGCCCGCCGCTTTCCCGGTTTCGCGGGATACGAGGAGCAGACGCGCGGTGTCCGCACCATTCCGGTGCTGGAACTGAGGCGCACGACACCCTGA
- a CDS encoding TetR/AcrR family transcriptional regulator produces MTPLTRGRILAAAVAMADHEGLEAVTMRRIAAALGVHVTSLYNHVNTREAVSDGIVEVLFEEADLPLEPLGWEAWVRRFHTAMGGLALRHPGAFAILMRRPVQGPRAAASFEVALAAFREAGLEAQDAYGAVKIAVHTALTAGLERSQEAQGPSPETDIEALPATDFPQFHTLRGIEDPSMSWDFGLETVVAGLRAQIAERATR; encoded by the coding sequence GTGACACCACTGACGCGAGGACGGATCCTCGCGGCGGCGGTGGCCATGGCCGACCACGAGGGCTTGGAAGCGGTCACCATGCGGCGGATCGCCGCCGCCCTCGGTGTGCACGTGACCTCGCTGTACAACCACGTGAACACCCGTGAGGCGGTGAGCGACGGGATCGTGGAGGTCTTGTTCGAGGAGGCGGACCTGCCCTTGGAGCCGCTGGGCTGGGAGGCGTGGGTACGCCGCTTCCACACCGCGATGGGTGGGCTGGCCCTGCGACACCCCGGTGCCTTCGCGATCCTGATGCGCCGGCCCGTGCAGGGCCCGCGCGCCGCCGCGTCCTTCGAGGTCGCCCTGGCCGCCTTCCGCGAGGCGGGTCTGGAGGCGCAGGACGCCTACGGGGCGGTGAAGATCGCCGTCCACACCGCGCTCACCGCCGGGCTCGAGCGCAGCCAGGAAGCGCAGGGCCCGTCACCGGAGACGGACATCGAGGCGCTCCCGGCCACGGACTTCCCGCAGTTCCACACCTTGCGCGGCATCGAGGATCCCTCGATGTCTTGGGACTTCGGCCTCGAGACGGTGGTGGCCGGCCTGCGGGCGCAGATCGCCGAGCGCGCCACCCGCTGA
- a CDS encoding helix-turn-helix domain-containing protein yields MQHLEFGAAVRHLRENTAPAAVGLAPGGRRVRGLRREELGELAGMSADYVRRLEQGRSHPSAGVVNAIARALRAGRADYERLCALAGYAAAEGQVPTDLGPGATRLLERFADTPMVVSDAAMNVVAVNSAFLALEHWNLTGDRWQWNVAWRAFRDPFEAFKQSEADADDHEAVLVTQLRNSLLRYPADTALAAMVDDLRSTSRRFDALWRAPRPVAAYESSATFTQSDGDSVTLVGNLIAIPGDDLAAVMLTAAPGSADEARLAELVGASEGRAVVEVGRQEEQPVSRHGVRVQGRPVGQEVSREVSRADLG; encoded by the coding sequence GTGCAACATCTTGAGTTCGGCGCCGCGGTGCGCCACCTGCGCGAGAACACGGCCCCTGCCGCGGTGGGGCTGGCGCCGGGCGGCCGGCGGGTGCGCGGGCTGCGGCGCGAGGAGCTCGGCGAGCTGGCGGGGATGTCCGCCGACTACGTCCGCCGCTTGGAGCAGGGCCGCAGTCACCCCTCCGCCGGGGTGGTCAACGCCATCGCCCGCGCGCTGCGGGCCGGGCGCGCGGACTACGAGCGGCTGTGCGCGCTGGCCGGCTACGCCGCCGCCGAGGGACAGGTGCCCACCGATCTGGGCCCGGGCGCGACGCGGCTGCTGGAGCGCTTCGCCGACACCCCGATGGTCGTCTCCGACGCGGCGATGAACGTCGTCGCGGTCAACAGCGCCTTCCTGGCCCTGGAGCACTGGAACCTCACTGGGGACCGCTGGCAGTGGAACGTGGCCTGGCGTGCCTTCCGTGACCCGTTCGAGGCCTTCAAGCAGTCCGAGGCCGACGCGGACGATCACGAGGCGGTCCTGGTGACCCAGCTGAGAAACTCCCTGCTGCGCTACCCCGCCGACACCGCCCTGGCCGCGATGGTGGACGACCTGCGCAGCACCAGCCGGCGCTTCGACGCGTTGTGGCGCGCGCCGCGGCCGGTGGCGGCTTACGAGAGCAGCGCGACGTTCACCCAGTCCGACGGCGACTCCGTCACGCTGGTGGGCAACCTCATCGCCATCCCCGGGGACGACCTGGCGGCCGTGATGCTGACCGCGGCGCCGGGTTCGGCCGACGAGGCCCGGCTGGCGGAGCTGGTCGGCGCGAGCGAGGGCCGGGCCGTCGTGGAGGTGGGCCGGCAGGAAGAGCAGCCGGTGAGCCGGCATGGAGTCAGAGTGCAGGGGCGGCCGGTGGGCCAGGAGGTGAGCCGGGAGGTGAGCCGCGCTGACCTAGGCTGA
- a CDS encoding NADP-dependent oxidoreductase has translation MKAVRFHDFGGPEVLRHEDVEPPVPGVGQVRIRVAATSFNGLDVTLRAGDLRDRSPLRLPHTPGLDVAGTVDALGPGVDEISIGDRVVGLLPMTAPGAAAQHVLAPAQVLAGVPRRLPLTDLAALPLVGLTAWQALFDHGGLMAGQRVLINGVGGAVGGYAVQLAVETGAQVLVTARPSSTVRVKAAGSDEGTVHTLDHALDHALDHTLDPALVDVAHAVVEPVDLVLNLAPTGAKQLAAMVPLIRDGGRLVSTTAWIPTPCDEERGVQGVNLSVRSDADQLADLVARVSTGELLVNVAERVALADLPALHARAHAGELPPGKVVVLIPPA, from the coding sequence ATGAAGGCGGTGCGCTTCCACGACTTCGGTGGTCCCGAGGTCCTGCGCCACGAGGACGTCGAGCCGCCCGTCCCCGGCGTGGGGCAGGTGCGGATCCGCGTCGCCGCCACGTCCTTCAACGGCCTCGACGTCACCCTGCGGGCCGGCGACCTGCGCGACAGGTCACCGCTCCGGCTGCCGCACACCCCCGGTCTCGACGTCGCCGGTACCGTCGACGCCCTCGGTCCCGGCGTGGACGAGATCAGCATCGGCGACCGGGTGGTCGGCCTCCTGCCGATGACGGCGCCCGGGGCGGCAGCGCAGCACGTGCTCGCCCCGGCGCAGGTCCTGGCGGGGGTGCCCCGCAGGCTTCCGCTGACGGATCTGGCGGCTCTGCCGCTGGTGGGCCTGACCGCCTGGCAAGCACTGTTCGACCACGGCGGCCTCATGGCCGGGCAGCGAGTGCTGATCAACGGGGTCGGCGGAGCGGTCGGCGGGTACGCCGTGCAGTTGGCCGTGGAGACCGGTGCACAGGTGCTCGTCACGGCCCGCCCCAGCAGCACCGTCCGGGTCAAGGCCGCGGGCAGCGACGAGGGCACCGTCCACACGCTGGACCACGCGCTGGACCACGCGCTGGACCACACGCTGGACCCCGCGCTCGTCGACGTCGCACACGCGGTGGTCGAACCCGTCGACCTCGTCCTGAACCTCGCGCCGACCGGTGCGAAACAGCTGGCCGCGATGGTTCCGCTGATCCGCGACGGCGGCAGGCTCGTGAGCACCACCGCGTGGATACCCACCCCCTGCGACGAGGAGCGGGGTGTGCAGGGCGTGAACCTGTCCGTACGCAGCGACGCCGACCAGCTCGCCGACCTCGTCGCCCGCGTGAGCACCGGCGAGCTACTCGTCAACGTCGCTGAGCGGGTGGCGCTGGCCGACCTACCCGCCCTGCACGCCCGGGCCCACGCCGGCGAGCTGCCGCCGGGCAAGGTCGTCGTCCTCATCCCCCCGGCCTAG
- a CDS encoding NmrA/HSCARG family protein: MSNQQLITVIGATGTQGGAVARALQADGTFAVRAVTRDATSARAQALADLGIEVVEAELSDEDSLRKAFDGAHGAFLVTPFWEHRSPERELTEVRTLIAAARGAQLQRVVWSTLEDTRQAIAADDQRMPVIRDGRGEEYRVPHFDVKGGEADALFAASGLPVTYLLMSFYWDQLLGDLAPQRDEDGTLALHLPVGDAPVAGIASDDIGRVVLRVLQDPSTIGATVPAVSDVLTGEQMAAAFSAVLGEQVAYRPLTPAQFRAFPVPGAEELGNMFQYYAEFPESYNGRRDLATAHALNPEHLNLTGFLTAHRARLTR; the protein is encoded by the coding sequence ATGTCCAACCAGCAGCTCATCACTGTCATCGGTGCCACCGGGACCCAGGGCGGCGCGGTTGCGCGTGCCCTGCAGGCCGATGGCACCTTCGCCGTCCGCGCCGTCACCCGTGATGCCACCTCCGCCCGAGCGCAGGCCCTCGCCGACCTCGGCATCGAGGTGGTCGAGGCGGAGCTCAGCGACGAGGACAGTCTGCGGAAGGCGTTCGACGGCGCGCACGGCGCGTTCCTGGTCACCCCGTTCTGGGAACACCGCTCCCCTGAACGGGAACTGACCGAGGTGCGTACCCTCATCGCCGCCGCCCGCGGCGCCCAGCTGCAGCGCGTGGTGTGGTCCACGCTGGAGGACACCCGCCAGGCCATCGCCGCCGACGACCAGCGCATGCCCGTCATCCGCGACGGCCGCGGCGAGGAGTACCGGGTGCCGCACTTCGACGTCAAGGGCGGTGAGGCCGACGCGCTCTTCGCCGCCTCCGGGCTACCGGTGACCTACCTGCTGATGTCCTTCTACTGGGACCAGCTGCTCGGCGACCTTGCCCCCCAGCGCGACGAGGACGGAACCCTCGCGCTGCACCTGCCCGTGGGGGACGCCCCCGTGGCCGGCATCGCCTCCGACGACATCGGCCGCGTCGTGCTGCGGGTGCTGCAGGACCCCTCCACCATCGGCGCCACCGTCCCCGCCGTCAGCGATGTCCTCACCGGCGAGCAGATGGCCGCCGCGTTCAGCGCGGTGCTCGGCGAGCAGGTGGCCTACCGACCGCTGACCCCGGCGCAGTTCCGCGCTTTCCCCGTCCCCGGCGCCGAGGAACTGGGGAACATGTTCCAGTACTACGCCGAGTTCCCTGAGTCCTACAACGGGCGCCGCGACCTGGCCACCGCGCACGCGCTCAACCCCGAACACCTGAACTTGACCGGTTTCCTCACCGCCCACCGGGCCCGACTCACCCGCTGA